A window of Lentibacillus sp. Marseille-P4043 contains these coding sequences:
- a CDS encoding zinc ribbon domain-containing protein: protein MEENKGCIKCGSTDADKKEVAMTGTGLSKMFDVQNNQFIVVYCKNCGYSEFYNKQSSAGSNIFDFFFG from the coding sequence ATGGAGGAAAATAAAGGATGTATCAAATGCGGCAGTACGGATGCAGATAAAAAGGAAGTCGCGATGACTGGCACGGGATTATCAAAGATGTTTGATGTACAAAATAACCAGTTCATTGTTGTTTACTGTAAAAACTGCGGATACTCGGAATTTTATAATAAACAAAGTTCAGCAGGAAGTAATATTTTTGACTTTTTCTTCGGGTAA
- a CDS encoding S1C family serine protease, which yields MERHNQDEQQNSQQPTNEMEEANQAQQDQNHYHAEKDPGLTKPSKGNKVNNKPKSKSHPLLSGVIGGIISAVIVAALFTTNMIPINSSSNTGNNESSSSSDNQAQPAISNTIASDDTNIASNIDETSQAVVGIINKQQQSVWSPSQEVGSGSGIIYKKDDGKAYVVTNNHVVDGAEEVDVVLNNEEHIKAKVLGADSLTDLAVLQIDGSKIKTVAKLGPSDDLQIGDTVIAIGNPLGMKFSGSVTKGIISGLQRNIEIDTNGDRQPDWITEVIQTDAAINPGNSGGALVNENGEVIGINSMKIAQEAVEGIGFAIPIDSAIPIMEQLEKDGEIARPFIGISTASIDQVPTQYRQNIKLPEKVDGGMVIANVEAGSPADKAGLQQFDVITKINDKKITSLLDLRKYMYSETNIGDKINLEIYRNGKQKTIQLTLIERETK from the coding sequence ATGGAACGTCATAATCAAGATGAACAACAAAATAGTCAACAGCCAACTAATGAAATGGAGGAGGCAAATCAAGCACAGCAGGACCAAAATCACTACCATGCAGAGAAGGACCCTGGCCTAACCAAGCCTTCAAAAGGGAATAAAGTGAATAACAAGCCAAAATCTAAATCCCATCCATTATTAAGTGGAGTAATTGGCGGAATTATTTCCGCAGTTATTGTTGCTGCGTTATTCACTACTAATATGATTCCAATTAATTCTTCTAGTAACACCGGTAACAATGAGTCAAGCTCAAGCAGTGATAATCAAGCTCAACCGGCAATTTCTAATACGATTGCTTCTGATGATACTAATATTGCTTCAAATATAGATGAAACTTCCCAAGCTGTAGTTGGTATTATCAATAAGCAACAACAAAGTGTTTGGTCACCTAGTCAAGAAGTTGGATCAGGCTCAGGAATTATCTACAAAAAAGATGACGGAAAGGCGTATGTCGTGACGAATAATCACGTTGTCGATGGTGCTGAAGAAGTTGATGTAGTTCTTAATAATGAGGAGCATATAAAAGCCAAGGTATTAGGAGCTGACTCTCTAACAGATTTGGCAGTTTTACAAATCGACGGTAGTAAGATTAAAACAGTAGCAAAACTAGGACCCTCTGATGATTTACAAATTGGTGATACCGTTATAGCGATTGGTAATCCTTTAGGCATGAAGTTTTCCGGATCCGTCACGAAAGGAATCATCAGTGGTCTGCAACGCAACATTGAAATTGATACAAACGGTGATCGCCAACCAGACTGGATTACCGAAGTTATTCAAACAGACGCAGCAATTAACCCAGGAAACAGTGGTGGTGCTTTAGTTAACGAAAATGGTGAAGTGATTGGAATTAATTCGATGAAAATTGCCCAAGAAGCGGTAGAAGGAATAGGATTTGCCATTCCAATTGATTCAGCAATTCCTATTATGGAACAACTCGAAAAAGATGGCGAAATAGCACGTCCATTTATCGGTATTAGCACGGCATCGATCGATCAAGTTCCAACGCAATATCGTCAAAATATAAAGCTTCCAGAAAAAGTTGACGGTGGTATGGTAATTGCAAACGTTGAAGCAGGATCGCCCGCAGACAAGGCAGGACTACAGCAGTTTGACGTTATAACAAAAATTAATGATAAGAAAATAACTTCTTTATTAGATTTACGAAAATACATGTATTCCGAAACAAATATTGGTGACAAAATCAACCTAGAAATTTACCGAAACGGCAAGCAAAAGACTATTCAATTAACGCTTATCGAGAGAGAGACAAAATAA
- a CDS encoding DUF6574 domain-containing protein, whose amino-acid sequence MQCSNCGQQTEEGKFCTNCGAQLPNDEYAAAADPTINTNDVHPQSQEKYQEQTSYQSNEAVDKLKTAGANFGHFFVTLVKSPSEAKKANSNDLISSIATIVIFSLLIALGYHLSISTIPTGFFGGPSISFFDSFVLPLIEFIILFVLVAALTFAGVKFAAQALTFTDVLAKYGAYLIPFLLLFAVGFLFALVDLTSLSALFILISVLGTLLIAPTLILLEQPAVGFDRIYVLLGIYFISLLVFGFFIQSFIESILSTLLGGMFGGY is encoded by the coding sequence ATGCAATGTTCTAATTGTGGACAGCAAACAGAGGAAGGGAAATTTTGCACAAATTGTGGTGCTCAATTGCCTAATGATGAATATGCAGCAGCTGCTGATCCAACAATCAACACCAATGATGTTCACCCACAAAGCCAAGAAAAGTATCAAGAACAAACAAGTTACCAATCAAATGAAGCAGTAGATAAACTCAAGACTGCTGGAGCAAATTTCGGTCACTTTTTTGTAACACTCGTCAAAAGTCCAAGTGAGGCAAAAAAGGCAAATAGCAACGATTTGATTTCAAGTATAGCAACCATTGTGATATTTTCATTATTAATTGCTTTAGGCTATCATTTATCCATAAGTACCATTCCAACAGGGTTTTTCGGCGGGCCATCAATATCATTTTTTGACAGTTTTGTTTTGCCCCTAATTGAATTCATCATTTTATTTGTGCTTGTTGCTGCATTAACATTTGCTGGGGTGAAATTCGCTGCACAGGCTTTAACTTTTACGGATGTATTAGCAAAATATGGGGCTTATTTAATTCCATTTTTACTATTATTCGCAGTTGGCTTTTTATTTGCTTTAGTCGATCTCACATCCCTTTCAGCACTATTTATTCTAATTAGCGTATTAGGTACTCTGTTAATTGCTCCTACACTAATTTTGCTGGAACAACCAGCTGTTGGATTTGATCGGATTTACGTTTTGCTAGGCATTTACTTTATTTCATTACTTGTATTCGGATTTTTTATCCAATCTTTCATTGAATCAATACTTAGTACATTATTAGGTGGAATGTTTGGTGGGTATTAG
- a CDS encoding TraR/DksA C4-type zinc finger protein has product MITKEQLNRCKMALVERQNQLIDHVQDHFGLQYEFSQESIGELSNYDNHPADHGTALFERGKDLALNEHAEEELEEINEALHAIEEGTYGICTKCGKDIPFERLEAIPTTDVCIDHASNDTFEHSRPVEEKVFSPNINPNDAGDEVETGYDAEDAWQDVSRYGTSDSPSDIYGDQEDYNDVYPNSDENIGATENVEEFLAADIDGNYSGVTPNHNKYEKELDE; this is encoded by the coding sequence ATGATCACAAAGGAGCAATTAAATAGATGTAAAATGGCATTAGTGGAACGACAAAATCAACTGATTGATCATGTACAGGATCATTTCGGTTTACAATATGAATTTTCTCAGGAATCAATCGGGGAGTTGTCGAACTATGATAATCATCCAGCAGATCACGGTACTGCACTGTTTGAACGAGGGAAGGATTTGGCATTAAACGAACACGCTGAAGAAGAACTTGAGGAAATAAATGAAGCACTCCATGCAATTGAGGAAGGGACATATGGCATCTGCACTAAATGTGGTAAAGATATACCATTTGAACGCTTAGAGGCAATTCCGACAACGGACGTTTGTATTGATCATGCGTCAAATGATACTTTCGAGCATAGTCGACCGGTGGAAGAAAAAGTATTTAGTCCGAATATAAACCCTAATGATGCCGGTGACGAGGTTGAAACAGGTTATGATGCAGAAGATGCCTGGCAGGATGTAAGTCGTTATGGTACCTCAGATTCCCCCTCCGATATATATGGCGACCAAGAAGATTATAATGACGTGTATCCGAATAGTGATGAGAATATTGGTGCCACAGAAAACGTAGAAGAGTTTTTAGCTGCCGATATAGATGGTAACTACAGCGGTGTAACCCCAAACCATAATAAATATGAGAAAGAACTTGATGAATGA
- a CDS encoding glycosyltransferase, giving the protein MNKVQSINFNDFMKGDWKKPSIKRYAIGIGAVALLIPKTALASTADGMFGNVHEAIMNAFDAGVVLVIIFAGAAWGLGHRSKAIEILIGVCCGYILARHAVDIRDFLKGI; this is encoded by the coding sequence ATGAATAAAGTACAATCGATCAATTTTAATGATTTTATGAAAGGCGATTGGAAAAAGCCAAGCATTAAACGTTATGCAATTGGCATCGGTGCTGTGGCTTTATTAATTCCAAAAACCGCTTTAGCTTCTACCGCTGATGGGATGTTCGGGAATGTTCACGAAGCTATCATGAATGCTTTCGACGCAGGCGTTGTATTAGTGATTATTTTTGCAGGTGCTGCATGGGGATTAGGACACCGCAGTAAAGCAATCGAAATACTTATAGGCGTTTGTTGTGGATATATCTTGGCACGTCACGCTGTGGATATAAGAGACTTTCTGAAAGGCATATAG